The sequence below is a genomic window from Halolamina litorea.
CAGCAGGGGTACGACCCGTCGGTAGTGCGCGGCGAGGCCACGCAGGGCGACGACGCGACCGCCGGAGGTGTTACCAGTGACTGACGACCCGATCGTCTCCGTTCGAAACCTGAAGAAGCACTACCCGATCACCGAGGGGATCCTCTCGCGGCAGGTCGGCGCCGCCAAGGCCGTCGACGGCATCAGCTTCGACATCGCCGAGGGTGAGACCCTCGGACTGGTCGGCGAGTCCGGCTGTGGGAAGTCCACTGCCGCCTCCTCGATCATCCGCCTCGAGGACCCTACCGACGGTGAGGTCATCTTCAACGGCGGCGGCCGGCAGGGCCGCACCCGCAACAGCGACGGGACCCACCCCAACGACATCACGAAGTTCCAGGACGAGGAGCTCAAGGCGTTCCGCCGTGACGCCCAGATGATCTTCCAGGACCCCTCCTCCAGCTTGGACCCGCGGATGACCGTCGGCAGCTCCGTCGCGGAGATGCTGCTGGTCCACGGGATGACCGACAAGCAGCGCCGCCGCGAGATCGTCGAGGACCTGCTCGAACGCGTCGGGCTGTCGGCGGACTACTACGACCGCTACCCCCACGAGTTCTCCGGCGGCCAGAAACAGCGTATCGCGATGGCGCGGGCGCTCGTGCTCAACCCCGAGTTCATCGTGGCCGACGAGCCGGTTTCCGCGCTCGACGTCTCGATCCGCGCGGAGATCCTCTCGCTGCTGAACGACATCCAGGAGGAGTTCGGCCTCTCGATGCTGTTCATCAGCCACGACATGAGCGTGATCCGGGAGGTCTGTGACCGGGTCGCGGTGATGTACCTCGGCGAGATCGTCGAGATCGGCGACACCGAGGACGTGTTCTCGGACCCCCAGCACCCCTACACCGAGGCGCTGCTGTCGGCGATCCCCACGCCGGACCCGACGGTCGACCGGAAGAACATCGAACTCAAGGGGACTGTCCCGAGCCCGATCAGCCCGCCCTCGGGCTGCCGGTTCCACACGCGCTGTCACCGGGTGATCCAGTCCGACGAGTACGACCTCGAACAGGAGCACTGGCGCGCGTTGTTGACGTTCCGCGACCGAGTCCGGGGCGGCGAGGTCGACCCAGACAGCATCCGGACCGCGCTCTCGGGTGAGGAGCGGGACCCCTCCGACGTGACCGACGAGACGGTCAAGTCCGAACTCAGAACCGAGTTCGACCTCCCCGAGCGCATCTCCGACGCCGACGCCGAGTCGACGCTCGAGACCGCACTCGACGCGCTCGCCGAGGGTCGCTTCGACGACGCCACCGAGACGCTCTCGACGTTCTCCACGCCCTGCGAGAAGGAGGAACCGGGCGAGACCGACCACGGCGACGGGCACCTCTCCTCGTGCCTGCGGAACCAGTCGGAAGTTCGGGCCGAGCCGGCTCCCGCCGACGACTGACTCGTCGGTTCTTCGCGGCTTTTCGTCCCGGTCTCAGTTCTCAACCGCTCCCCGAACCGTCTCCGGGGTGAGTGGCATATCCAGGTGCTCGACGCCGAGCGCGTCGACGACGGCGTTGACCACCGCGGGCGGCGCCGCCACGGTGCCGCCCTCGCCGATCCCTTTCACGCCGAGTTCGTTGTGACTGGGTGTCTCCTGTGTCCGGACCTCGATGTCCGGCAGGTCGTTCGCCCGTGGCAGCGCGTAGTCGAGCATCGTCGCCGCCGCGAGGCCGCCGTCCTCGTCGTAGGTCGCCCGCTCGGTTCGGGCCTGACCGATGCCTTGGGCGACGCCGCCGTGGACCTGCCCGGCAACGATCTGGGGGTTCACCCGGACGCCGCAGTCGTCGACGGCCACGTACCGCTCGATGTCGAACTCGCCGGTCTCGGGGTCGACCGCCACCGCCACCGCGTGCGTGCCGAAGGTGTAGGCCGTGTCCGCCAGTTCGTAGAACGTCGTCGCTTCCAGTCCGGGCGAGAGGCCCTCCGGCAGCCCGCGGCCGTAGGCAGCTCCCGCTATCTCGGCGAAGGTACACTCTTCGGCCCCCTCGCTGGCGACGGCGAAGCCCGAGTCGGTCGGTTCCACCTCGGTCGGGTCGGCATCGAGTTCGGCCGCGGCGATGCGCCGAGCTTTGTCGAACACCGAGCGTGCACTCTCGGCGACGGCGTTGCCGCCGACGACGGTGCTCCGGGAGCCGAACGTCCCCGTCCCGGTCGGAACCTTGTCCGTGTCACCCTCGACGACTTCGATCTCTCCCGTGGGGACAGGGAGTTCCTCGGCGACGATCTGGGCGTAGATCGTTCCGTGACCCTGTCCGTGGTCGTGGGTTCCGGCGGAGACCGTGACGCCACCGTCGGGGTGAACCCGGACGACGCCGCTCTCGAAGCCGCCGCCGGTGCTCTCCACGTAGCTGGCGATCCCGACCCCACGCAGTCGGCCGTCGTCGTCGCGCTCACCGCCGCGGGGGGCACCCTCGACGGCGTCGACGGCGTCGTCGAGCGTCGGTTCGTAGTTCCCGCTGTCGTAGGTCGCGCCGACGGCAGTCTCGTGGGGGAAGTCGTCGGCGCCGACGAGGTTCTTCCGGCGGAGGTCGACGGGGTCGACGCCGAGTTCGTCGGCCGCCGCGTCGACCAGCCGCTCGGTGACGTAGATCGCTTCGGGCCGGCCCGCCCCGCGGTAGGAGTGGACCGGCGCCGTCGTCGTGAACACACAGCGCGAACGGCAGTAGACCGCCGGGATCTCGTACTGGCTGGCGAGCAGCCGACCGTACCAGCCCGGCATCGCGCCGCCGCCGCCCAGTGCGAAGCCACCGATCCCCGCGTGGGTGTCGACGCGCAGCCCCCGGAAGGTGCCGTCCCCGTCCAGCGCCAGTTCGGCCGTCGTCCGGTGATCCCGGCCGTGGGCACCCTCGCGGTAGTTCCCCGAGCGGGTCGCCGTCCACTTCACCGACGTGCCGAGGTCCCGGGCGGCCCAGGCGGCCATCGCCTCGCCGGGGTGGTGGTGGCCCTTGTGGCCGAAGCCGCCGCCCACGTCGGGAGAGATCACGCGGATCTGCCGCTCGGGAACCCCGAGCGTGTGTGAGAGTTTCCGCCGGTGGCCGTGGGGCGACTGGCTGCTCATCGTGACCGTGAACCCCTCGGTACGGTCGAACTCCGCGAGTGCCGCCCGCGGTTCGAGCGCGCTGGGGATCAGGCGGTTGTTCTCCAGTTCGACCGCCACGACGCGCTCGGCGCCGTCGAACGCCCGGTCGGTTTCCTCCCGGTCGCCGAGTTCACCGACCGCGGCGACGTTGTCCGGCGCGGCATCGAACAGCGTCGGCGCCCCCTCGTCGGTGGCTGCGACCGGGTCCGACTCCACTCCGAGCGGATCGTACGCCACCTCGACGGCATCGACGCCGTCGGCGGCGACGTACCGATCGGTCGCAACGACCGCGGCGACGGGCTGACCGTCGTAGCGCACGCGGTCACGGGCGAGCACCGGATGGCCCGGCACCTCGCAGTCGAGCGGCCCGGTCGAGACCGGTAGCTCCATCGGCGAGTCCCCGTCGGCGAGGTCCTCCCACGTGTAGACCGCGAGCACGCCGTCGATGGCCGCCGCGTTCTCGGTATCGATACTGTCTACGTGTGCGTGAGCGTGCGGACTCCGGACGAACGCGAGCGCCGCAGCCTCACGGCCGAAGTCGTCGGTGTAGGTCGTCTCGCCCCGCAGCGCGCGGGCGTCCTCCCGGCGGAGCGGACTGTCACCGATTGAGTCGCCCGCGCCGGACCCGCCCGACTCCGCGGTCGTCGGCACCGACCCCTCGGCTTCGAGGACGCTCTCCTCGCCGCTCATGCGACCACCCCCTCGCGCCCGACGGCACGAGCCAACGCCTCGGAGACCGCCTGCTCGGCGTATTTCGGGAGCAGCGCCCGGCGCTGGTCCGCGGAGACGATGTGGTCCTCCCGGACGGGGGCGTCGACGCCGTCGCCGGCCCGAGTGGTCGCGCTCTCGACGGCCTCGACGGGCGCGCCCGCGTCGGCGCCGGCGAGTCGGTCCTCGACCGCGGCGAGCCGCGTCGGCGCGTCACAGAGCCCGACTGCAGCCACCCGGGGACCGATCACGACGCCGTCGACGACGCGGAGCCGTGCGGCGACGCCGACCGCCGCGTAGCCCGTCGAAGGGTGGGTCTTCCGTGCGTAGGCGCTCCCAGCGTCGGGAGCGAGCGGGACCGAGATTCGGGTGAGCAGTTCGTCGGACGCCCGGACCGTCTCGTGGTCGCCCGTGGCGAACCCCTCGGCCGACACCTCTCGGTCGCCGTCCGGTCCGACGAGGTGGAGCGTCGCGTCGGCGGCGAGCGTCGCCGCGGGGATGTCACTCGCGGGGTGGGCGGCGGCGAGGTTCCCGCCGACTGTCCCGCGGTTCCTGATCTGGGCGTCGCCGACCGCGCGGGTCGCGTCGAGGAGTGCGTCGGCGCCAGTCGGGGCCGCATCGAGCAGGTCGGCGTCGGTCGTGAGCGCGCCGACCGAGAGCTGTTCGGTCGTCGTGTCCCCCTCGTCGGCGACGCGCTCGACACCGCGGAGTTCGTCGAGACCGCCGAGGTCGACGACGGTCCCGGGGCTCACAGATCTGGCTTTGAGCATCGGGATCAGGTCGTGCCCGCCGGCCAGGGGGACCGCGTCGGGCGGCGCGACCGCGTCGAGTGCGGCGTCGAGACTGGTGGGCCGTTCGTAGTCGAACTGTGGCGGGATCATCAGTCGTCGCCCCCGGTCGGTGCGCCCCCGTCGACCGTGTCGGCTTGGCCGGCCGTGCCGCCGTCCGTCTCGATCGGTTCCAGCTTTGCCGCGGCGGCTTCCACGGCGTCGACGACGTTCTCGTAGCCCGTACAGCGACAGACGTTCCCCTTCAGCCCCTCGCGGATCTCCTCGCGGGAGGGGTCGGGGATATCCGCGAGCAGGTCCCGCGCCCGGAGTACCATCCCCGGCGTACAGTAGCCACACTGCAGGCCGTGTTCCTCGTGGAAGCTCCGTTGAACGGGGCCGAACTCGTCGTTGTCCCCGGCCGGCGTGGCGCGGGGATCGCCCGCGTCGACTTCAGCGAGCCCTTCCGGCGCGCCGTCGACGCCGCCGACGGTCGTGACCTCGCTCCCGTCGGCCTGCACCGCCAGTACGCAGCAGGACTTGACGACGTCGCCGTCCATCTCGACCGTGCAGGCGCCACACTTCCCTGACTCACAGCCGACGTTGGGCTGGGTGTAGCCCCACTCCTCCCGGAGCGCGTGGACGAGCAGGCGTCTGGCCTCGACCGTCGCCCTCTCGGCAGAGCCGTCGACGGTCACCGTGACCTCGTGTTCCGACATACTGTCAGGTCCACGCGAGGGACCATATTGGTTGGTGCGGGGGAGCGTTGCCGGTGACCCCCAGCCAGCGCCGCCGACGGGTAAGGCGTATGTCCGAGGGGGCCCAACTCGCGCCGATGAGTGACAGCGCGCCCTGGCTCGTGCTCGGGGGGACACACGGGCAGGACCCGACGACGTTCGTGCTGCTCTCGGCGGCCGCGGTGTTGACGGCGGTCGTCGTCGGCGTCGCCGTCGCGGCGTTCGTCCGGCGGCGCTCGCGGCGCTACCTGCTGGTGGCGCTCGCGCTGTCGACGCTGCTCGCCCGCAGCGCCGTCGGGCTTGGCGCCTACGCGGGCACGATCGGTCCCGGGCTCCACCACACGCTCGAACACGGCCTCGACGTGGCGATGGCGGCGCTGGTGATCGCCGCGGTGTTCCTCGTGGGCCGCCTCGGTCCCACCACGGCCCAGGCCGATGGCGGCGTCGACGGGGGCGCCGGTGGGACCGACGCGCCGACGGCGGACGAGCACGACCGCCGGTGATCGACCTCCCGAGCGTTTCGACGGTCGCACCAGAATCCACTTTCCCGTGGATACCGTATCCAGACTATGAGCGACTCACACGGCATCGACCGTCGAGCGTTCGTGAAGGCGGCCGTCGCCATCGGCGGGGCGTCGGCGCTCTCGGCCTGCCTCGATCGCGGGCCCGAACTCGACGTAGCTCGGGGACCCGAAGACCCCGCGTCGGCGTTCCCCGAGCGCCAGCACGCGTGGAACGCCGCGCTGCCGACGGACGACGCTGGCAACAACCACCACCCGCGCCACCGGATCCTCCTCGCGCTCGACTACGACGGCGACGGGACGCCGACGGACGCCGAGCGTGAGGCCGTCGAAGCGGCGCTCACCGGCGTCGAACGCGCCTACGAGCGCTCGGCAGACGGTCTGCTTCTGACGATCAGCTACTCACCCTACTACTTCGCGCGTTTCGACGCCGACCTCCCCGGGAGCGTCGATCTCCCCGAGCCACGCGCGCTCTCTGACTTCGAGGATCCCGACGCCGACGACGTGGACGCCATCGTCCACCTCGCCAGCGACCACGGCGAAGTCGTGATGGGCGCCGAGGAGGCCCTCAAGGGCGAGGTCGAGGAACTCAACGGCGTCTCCCAGCCCGAATCTGCACTGACCGACGCCTTGTCCGTGCGCGAGCGCCGGACGGGGTTCATCGGTGACGGCCTCCCCGCGGAGAACCAGGACGTGAACGGCGTCCCCGACGACGGACCGGTGCCCGAGGACGCCCCGCTCTACATGGGGTTCGAGTCGGCCTTCGAGGGGAACCAGCCCGGCGAGGACCGCGTGACCATCGAGTCGGGTCCCTTCGCCGGCGGCACGACCCAACAGCTCTCGACGCTGACGCTCAACCTCAACCAGTGGTACGAACAGGACAGCCGCGACCAGCGTGTCTCCAAGATGTTCTGTCCCCACCACGCCAGCGAGGGCACCGTCGAGGGGACCGGCGAGAACCTCGGGAACGACCCACAGATGGACGACTGCGGCGACCCGACCGAGACCGCCCGGAGCGAGGGCGTCGTCGGCCACAGCCAGAAGATGGTCGACGTGCGAGAGGACGACAAGCCGATCATCCTGCGCCGGGACTTCGACTCGACCGACGGCGACCGGGCGAGCGTCCACTTCCTCTCGTTGCAGCGGACCATCGCCGACTTCGTGACCACCCGCGAGGCGATGAACGGCGACGCCGTTGCCGCCGACTCCGCGGTCGGTCAGCGCACCAACAACGGTATCCTCCAGTACATCAACACCGTCCGGCGGGGGAACTTCCTCGTGCCGCCGCGCTCGCTGCGCGCGCTCCCGCCTTCGAACCCAGACAGTGACGCCGCCGACACGGCGGAGGTGGCCCGTGCGTAAGCCCTCCCGCCGGTCGTTCCTCGCGGGCGTCGGCGCTGCCGGGATCGGTGGGCTGGCTGGCTGTGCCGGCTTCGAACTCCAGTCGGGGAACCAGGAGCCGCCGCTGGTGGAGAACCGCCCCGACGCGGTCTACGTCCCGACCCACACCGAGGGGATGGGGATGGCGGGGATGCAGAGCAACGGCGGCTACAGCTGTGCGCTGACCTACAGCTTCCCCCACCGATTCTGGACGGTCGACGGCGATGAGACCACGCAGGTCGAGGTCGGGGGGAGCGACGCGGTCCACCTCATGCCCATCGTCTGGCACAGCGAGACGGGGGTCGTCCCCTCGGACGTGAACCCCCGGATCAGCATCTCACGGGACGGCGAGTCGGTCGTCGACGGCCTCAGCCCGTGGCCGATGCTCTCCCAGCGGATGGGCTTTCACTTCGGCGACAACGTCGGCCTCCCCGAGCAGGGCGAGTACGACGTGACCGTCGCCGTCGGCGAGGGGGGCAGCCGCCGTACCGGCTCGTTGGCCGAGGCCGGCGCCGCCGAGTTCGAGTTCACCCTCGACTACCAGCTCTCGGACCTCAACGAGCTCCCCTTCGAGGACGTCCCGCCGGCGAGACAGGGGACGCTCGGCGCCGTCCAGCCGATGCAGATGGACATGGTCCCGCTGATGCAGGCCCCCACCGAGGGCGAACTCCCGGGCACGGTCCACGGGACCGCCGAGAGCGGCGACGCCGACCTGCTCGTGACGAGCCTCGACGACGCCGCGGCGTTCGGCGGCGAGTCGGGCCAGCAGTACCTCGGCATCTCCGCGCGGACGCCGTACAACCGCCTCCCGGTCCCGCTGATGTCGCTGTCGGCGACGCTGACGCGGGGCGGCGAGACGGTGTACGACGACTACCTCTACGAGTGGCTCGACGCGGACCTCGGCATCCACTACGGCGCGCCCGTCGACGGCGTCGAGAGCGGCGACGAACTGACGATCAGCGTCGACGCGCCCTCCCAGACCTCCCGACACGAGGGCTACGAGACGGCCTTCCTGGACATGCCCGACGCGACGCTCACCCTCTGAGCCGCGGTCAGCCCGACACCCGGGCTCACTCCCCGTCGGTCCGGAGGTGGAAGAAGACGTACGTCTGTGCGTAGCCCGCGTAGGCGTCGACGCCACCCTTGCCGAAGGGGTCCCCGTCGGCGGGCAGATCGGCGCCGAGCCGTTCGCGGATGGCCCGGGAGGTCTCGGCGTAGTTCCCGCCCTCACAGTCGGGGAAGTAGTCGCCGATGGCGGTCTGTATCCACGTGTCGAGCGGGATCGCCTGCAGGTAGCCAAGCGAGAACAGCAGCACGCAGTCGGCCACCTTGTCGCCGACGCCGACGAACTCCGTCATGTAGTCCCGAGCCTCCTCGTAGGGGAGGCCGATGGCGTCCTCGGGTCGGGCTTCCCCGCTCGCAACCATCTCGGCGGTGCGCTGGACGTACGGCGCGCGGTAGCCCAGACTCAGGTCCCGGAGTTCGTCCTCGGTCCGGGCCGCGAGCGCCTCGGGCGTCGGGTAGGCGTGCAGCGTCCGCTCGCCGACGGCGACCGGCGTGCCGTAGTGCTCCCGGAGCGCGTTCTGCATCCCGAAGATCCGGCTCACGCGCATCTGGGCCGAGCAGATGAACGAGATCAGACAGGGGAAGGGTGGGTCGCGGACGAGTCGCATCCCGCGGTAGCGGTCGTAGGCGCGGTCCAGCAGCGGCAGGTGATCGGTCGCGTCGTAGATGGCGTCGAGGTCGTCGTCCAGTCGGAGCAGGTGGGTGAGGATCGACTCGCCGTCGACCGGTTCGGTCGGTGCCCGGGCGTCAGCGGCGCCGTCGGGGACCGCGCCGTCGGCCACGAGCGGGATGCCGCCCGCTTCCCACTCGACCGTCCCGTCGTCGACGCCACCGGTCTGGCGGGCGCGGACGACCGTCGGTCGGTCGGTCAGGTCGGGCGTCGGCGGGAGCACCGTCTCGTACCACGCGTCGCCGCCGTGGGCGACCGCGTCGCTGTACTCCTCGCCGTCGGTGCGCTCCCAGAGGTACGTTTGGCCGCTCTCCAGCGTCGACTGCAGGTCGAACGGCCCGGAAAGGTCGGAAACGTCGATGCGGCCGGTCTCCATTACCCGGACCTGGACCGGCGACGGCTTCGGGGTTTCGGTAGTAGGCGTCGGCGCCTCAGCGGTTCCGGCCGAGCGGGAAGTCGATCCGCTCCGGTTCAGCCGCCGAACAGCTCGCGCCCCGTGCCGTCGGTGACGGCGCCTCGGGCAGTCTTCATCGTTTGGTGCATCTCGGCGAACGCGGCCGTCCGGCGTGTGGAGGAATTCATGTTACTCAACAACACACTCTACCCTTGAGTATCTTCGGGGGGTGTCACAACGGCTATGGGCCGGCCGGCCACAGCGTGGAACATGACCACGAGCGACTGGGGCGACTGGCTCCCGCGAGCGATCAACGCGGCCGATCCCGACGGTGTGGCGGTCTGGTACCTCGGCTGTAACGGCTTCGTGTTGAAGGGCAGCGAGGGAACGACGCTGTTCGTCGATCCGTACCTCGGAACGGGCGACCCGCCCCGAACCGTCCGGATGATCCCCGTCCCGTTCGACCCCGAAGACGTCGCCGCCGCCGACGCGGTGTTCGCCACCCACGAACACAGCGACCACGTCCACGGCGAGTCCCAAGCACCCATCCTCGAACGGACCGGCGCGCCGTTCGTCGCGCCCGACGCGTCGCTCGCGGCCGCACGGGAGGATCAGACGTGGGAGGACCGCTGGGACATCGACGCCGAGCAGTTCCGTGAGGTGGCCGAGGGCGACGTACTGGAGATCGGGGGGTTCACCGTCCACGTCGTCGAGGTGAACGACCCCGACGCCGAACACCCGGTGGGCTACGTGTTCGAACACGACGCCGGCACGGTGTTCCACCCCGGTGACTCCCGACCGGCGGACTCCTTCCCCGAACTGGGCCGGGAGTTCGACATCGACCTCGGCATCCTCGCGTTCGGGACGGCGGGGATGATCCCGGACAAGGAGACGCGGGAGCCGAAGTACACGCAGTGGTACAGCGACGAGGGGCAGGTCGCTCAGGCCGCCAACGCGCTCGGACTCGACCGACTGTTGCCGAGCCACTGGGACATGTGGAAGGGGCTGACCGCCGACCCGACCGCGCTGCACGAACACGTCGCGTCCTTCGACTACCCCCGGCACCTCGAGGTGGCCGAAATCGGTGATCGAGTCGATCTTCCCGACGAGCCGACGACGCGATAGTGTAATTATTCCTAAATACCCGCGTTCTTTATAGGCTT
It includes:
- a CDS encoding ABC transporter ATP-binding protein; this translates as MTDDPIVSVRNLKKHYPITEGILSRQVGAAKAVDGISFDIAEGETLGLVGESGCGKSTAASSIIRLEDPTDGEVIFNGGGRQGRTRNSDGTHPNDITKFQDEELKAFRRDAQMIFQDPSSSLDPRMTVGSSVAEMLLVHGMTDKQRRREIVEDLLERVGLSADYYDRYPHEFSGGQKQRIAMARALVLNPEFIVADEPVSALDVSIRAEILSLLNDIQEEFGLSMLFISHDMSVIREVCDRVAVMYLGEIVEIGDTEDVFSDPQHPYTEALLSAIPTPDPTVDRKNIELKGTVPSPISPPSGCRFHTRCHRVIQSDEYDLEQEHWRALLTFRDRVRGGEVDPDSIRTALSGEERDPSDVTDETVKSELRTEFDLPERISDADAESTLETALDALAEGRFDDATETLSTFSTPCEKEEPGETDHGDGHLSSCLRNQSEVRAEPAPADD
- a CDS encoding xanthine dehydrogenase family protein molybdopterin-binding subunit, whose translation is MSGEESVLEAEGSVPTTAESGGSGAGDSIGDSPLRREDARALRGETTYTDDFGREAAALAFVRSPHAHAHVDSIDTENAAAIDGVLAVYTWEDLADGDSPMELPVSTGPLDCEVPGHPVLARDRVRYDGQPVAAVVATDRYVAADGVDAVEVAYDPLGVESDPVAATDEGAPTLFDAAPDNVAAVGELGDREETDRAFDGAERVVAVELENNRLIPSALEPRAALAEFDRTEGFTVTMSSQSPHGHRRKLSHTLGVPERQIRVISPDVGGGFGHKGHHHPGEAMAAWAARDLGTSVKWTATRSGNYREGAHGRDHRTTAELALDGDGTFRGLRVDTHAGIGGFALGGGGAMPGWYGRLLASQYEIPAVYCRSRCVFTTTAPVHSYRGAGRPEAIYVTERLVDAAADELGVDPVDLRRKNLVGADDFPHETAVGATYDSGNYEPTLDDAVDAVEGAPRGGERDDDGRLRGVGIASYVESTGGGFESGVVRVHPDGGVTVSAGTHDHGQGHGTIYAQIVAEELPVPTGEIEVVEGDTDKVPTGTGTFGSRSTVVGGNAVAESARSVFDKARRIAAAELDADPTEVEPTDSGFAVASEGAEECTFAEIAGAAYGRGLPEGLSPGLEATTFYELADTAYTFGTHAVAVAVDPETGEFDIERYVAVDDCGVRVNPQIVAGQVHGGVAQGIGQARTERATYDEDGGLAAATMLDYALPRANDLPDIEVRTQETPSHNELGVKGIGEGGTVAAPPAVVNAVVDALGVEHLDMPLTPETVRGAVEN
- a CDS encoding FAD binding domain-containing protein; this encodes MIPPQFDYERPTSLDAALDAVAPPDAVPLAGGHDLIPMLKARSVSPGTVVDLGGLDELRGVERVADEGDTTTEQLSVGALTTDADLLDAAPTGADALLDATRAVGDAQIRNRGTVGGNLAAAHPASDIPAATLAADATLHLVGPDGDREVSAEGFATGDHETVRASDELLTRISVPLAPDAGSAYARKTHPSTGYAAVGVAARLRVVDGVVIGPRVAAVGLCDAPTRLAAVEDRLAGADAGAPVEAVESATTRAGDGVDAPVREDHIVSADQRRALLPKYAEQAVSEALARAVGREGVVA
- a CDS encoding (2Fe-2S)-binding protein, yielding MSEHEVTVTVDGSAERATVEARRLLVHALREEWGYTQPNVGCESGKCGACTVEMDGDVVKSCCVLAVQADGSEVTTVGGVDGAPEGLAEVDAGDPRATPAGDNDEFGPVQRSFHEEHGLQCGYCTPGMVLRARDLLADIPDPSREEIREGLKGNVCRCTGYENVVDAVEAAAAKLEPIETDGGTAGQADTVDGGAPTGGDD
- a CDS encoding DUF7471 family protein, with the protein product MSDSAPWLVLGGTHGQDPTTFVLLSAAAVLTAVVVGVAVAAFVRRRSRRYLLVALALSTLLARSAVGLGAYAGTIGPGLHHTLEHGLDVAMAALVIAAVFLVGRLGPTTAQADGGVDGGAGGTDAPTADEHDRR
- a CDS encoding DUF7405 family protein — its product is MSDSHGIDRRAFVKAAVAIGGASALSACLDRGPELDVARGPEDPASAFPERQHAWNAALPTDDAGNNHHPRHRILLALDYDGDGTPTDAEREAVEAALTGVERAYERSADGLLLTISYSPYYFARFDADLPGSVDLPEPRALSDFEDPDADDVDAIVHLASDHGEVVMGAEEALKGEVEELNGVSQPESALTDALSVRERRTGFIGDGLPAENQDVNGVPDDGPVPEDAPLYMGFESAFEGNQPGEDRVTIESGPFAGGTTQQLSTLTLNLNQWYEQDSRDQRVSKMFCPHHASEGTVEGTGENLGNDPQMDDCGDPTETARSEGVVGHSQKMVDVREDDKPIILRRDFDSTDGDRASVHFLSLQRTIADFVTTREAMNGDAVAADSAVGQRTNNGILQYINTVRRGNFLVPPRSLRALPPSNPDSDAADTAEVARA
- a CDS encoding DUF7350 domain-containing protein, which translates into the protein MRKPSRRSFLAGVGAAGIGGLAGCAGFELQSGNQEPPLVENRPDAVYVPTHTEGMGMAGMQSNGGYSCALTYSFPHRFWTVDGDETTQVEVGGSDAVHLMPIVWHSETGVVPSDVNPRISISRDGESVVDGLSPWPMLSQRMGFHFGDNVGLPEQGEYDVTVAVGEGGSRRTGSLAEAGAAEFEFTLDYQLSDLNELPFEDVPPARQGTLGAVQPMQMDMVPLMQAPTEGELPGTVHGTAESGDADLLVTSLDDAAAFGGESGQQYLGISARTPYNRLPVPLMSLSATLTRGGETVYDDYLYEWLDADLGIHYGAPVDGVESGDELTISVDAPSQTSRHEGYETAFLDMPDATLTL
- a CDS encoding DNA-3-methyladenine glycosylase family protein — its product is METGRIDVSDLSGPFDLQSTLESGQTYLWERTDGEEYSDAVAHGGDAWYETVLPPTPDLTDRPTVVRARQTGGVDDGTVEWEAGGIPLVADGAVPDGAADARAPTEPVDGESILTHLLRLDDDLDAIYDATDHLPLLDRAYDRYRGMRLVRDPPFPCLISFICSAQMRVSRIFGMQNALREHYGTPVAVGERTLHAYPTPEALAARTEDELRDLSLGYRAPYVQRTAEMVASGEARPEDAIGLPYEEARDYMTEFVGVGDKVADCVLLFSLGYLQAIPLDTWIQTAIGDYFPDCEGGNYAETSRAIRERLGADLPADGDPFGKGGVDAYAGYAQTYVFFHLRTDGE
- a CDS encoding MBL fold metallo-hydrolase; this encodes MTTSDWGDWLPRAINAADPDGVAVWYLGCNGFVLKGSEGTTLFVDPYLGTGDPPRTVRMIPVPFDPEDVAAADAVFATHEHSDHVHGESQAPILERTGAPFVAPDASLAAAREDQTWEDRWDIDAEQFREVAEGDVLEIGGFTVHVVEVNDPDAEHPVGYVFEHDAGTVFHPGDSRPADSFPELGREFDIDLGILAFGTAGMIPDKETREPKYTQWYSDEGQVAQAANALGLDRLLPSHWDMWKGLTADPTALHEHVASFDYPRHLEVAEIGDRVDLPDEPTTR